In the Anastrepha obliqua isolate idAnaObli1 chromosome 1, idAnaObli1_1.0, whole genome shotgun sequence genome, one interval contains:
- the LOC129246632 gene encoding UMP-CMP kinase — protein sequence MFGAAIRCSGRYLQRDLCKLNYSIALPACCHIILPQQQLAVSARFYNKSIVHLIKNTITHSSSTKISQHRMPQEQKPQIVFVLGGPGAGKGTQCSKIVERYQFVHLSAGDLLREERAREGSEFGTLIEDYIRNGKIVPVEVTCSLLEKAMQNSGKHRFLIDGFPRNQDNLDGWTRQMADKVDFQFVLFFNCSEDKCVERCLSRGQSGSGRSDDNLESLKKRIQTYNNDSLPIIKHFEKLGQVMQIDASPSAEEVFKHVEEVFAAKGFQ from the coding sequence ATGTTCGGCGCAGCAATTCGATGTAGTGGCAGATATTTGCAGCGTGACCTTTGCAAGTTAAACTATTCAATAGCTCTACCCGCGTGCTGTCACATTATTTTACCACAACAGCAGTTAGCAGTGTCGGCACGATTTTATAACAAATCGATagtacatttaataaaaaatacaattactcACAGTTCCAGCACGAAGATAAGTCAACACAGAATGCCACAAGAACAGAAGCctcaaattgtttttgtattgggCGGTCCTGGTGCTGGTAAAGGTACACAATGCTCGAAAATTGTGGAGCGCTACCAGTTTGTACATCTCTCTGCGGGCGATTTATTGCGAGAGGAACGTGCACGTGAGGGTTCCGAGTTTGGTACTTTGATCGAGGACTATATACGTAATGGAAAAATTGTTCCTGTTGAAGTGACATGTTCTCTGCTCGAGAAGGCGATGCAGAACTCTGGAAAGCATAGATTTCTCATTGATGGCTTTCCACGCAATCAAGATAATCTGGACGGCTGGACCCGTCAGATGGCTGACAAagttgattttcaatttgtattatttttcaacTGCAGCGAAGATAAGTGTGTTGAACGTTGTTTGTCCCGAGGCCAAAGTGGTTCCGGTCGTAGTGACGATAACTTGGAGAGTTTAAAGAagcgcatacaaacatacaacaaTGATTCGTTGCCAATTatcaaacattttgaaaaattgggaCAAGTGATGCAAATCGATGCCAGTCCAAGTGCTGAAGAAGTGTTCAAACATGTGGAAGAAGTGTTTGCAGCCAAAGGCTTCCAGTAA